One genomic segment of Nonomuraea coxensis DSM 45129 includes these proteins:
- a CDS encoding vWA domain-containing protein — translation MAYRYGEYHDGPDPLAPPYDVRAALDEMGDAILSGSTPVHALRDLLKRGLPGAQDRRGLDDMLREVRRRRRDLRERGRLDGTLEKARALLDKAIGQERAELFPDPSDEARMREAGLDALPDDTASAIQELSTYDWRSGAARQTFEELRGLLRREVLDAQFRGLRDALANPDPEAMERVRQMMADLNDMLDRDAQGRHTPADFAAFMDKYGDLFPEKPRNLEELVDILARRAAATQRMLASMTPRQREELSNLINQTLEQAGLSDQMRRLGEALYARRPDLAWNAPERLTGEEPLGMGDAVTALEELADLTQLETALRQDYPGARLDDVDEAAVRRALGRSAVDDLEALKRIERELEEQGYLLRRRGKLELTPKAVRRLGETALRRVFSSLDAGRRGDHDQHDAGSAGELTGSSRPWRFGDEQPIDVVRTLVNGVRRGGVGPGGGAGAAVRLSVDDFEVAETERRTAAAVCLLVDLSYSMALRGTWAAAKQTALALQALVASKFPQDAVQIIGFSNYARVLQPDELAGLDWDMVQGTNLHHALLIAGRHLDRHPDFEPVVLVVTDGEPTAHLMRNGRSAFEWPPSHETLELTLAEIDKMTRRRATINVFMLAADDRLKEFVDEVARRNGGRVFSPSAERLGEYVVSDFLRLRRAR, via the coding sequence ATGGCCTACCGCTATGGCGAGTACCACGACGGCCCCGACCCCCTCGCTCCCCCCTACGACGTACGGGCGGCGCTGGACGAGATGGGCGACGCGATCCTGTCGGGCTCGACGCCGGTCCACGCCCTGCGCGACCTGCTCAAGCGCGGCCTGCCCGGCGCCCAGGACCGCCGCGGCCTCGACGACATGCTCAGGGAGGTCCGGCGGCGCCGCCGCGACCTGCGCGAGCGCGGCCGGCTGGACGGCACGCTGGAGAAGGCGCGGGCGCTGCTCGACAAGGCCATCGGGCAGGAGCGGGCCGAGCTGTTCCCCGACCCTTCCGACGAGGCGCGGATGCGGGAGGCGGGGCTCGACGCCCTCCCCGACGACACGGCGAGCGCCATCCAGGAGCTGAGCACGTACGACTGGCGCTCAGGAGCCGCCCGCCAGACCTTCGAGGAGCTGCGCGGCCTGCTGCGCCGCGAGGTCCTGGACGCCCAGTTCCGCGGGCTCCGTGACGCCCTGGCCAACCCCGACCCGGAGGCCATGGAGCGGGTCCGCCAGATGATGGCGGACCTCAACGACATGCTGGACAGGGACGCCCAGGGCCGGCACACCCCGGCCGACTTCGCCGCGTTCATGGACAAGTACGGCGACCTGTTCCCGGAGAAGCCCCGCAACCTCGAAGAGCTGGTCGACATCCTGGCCCGCCGCGCCGCCGCCACGCAGCGCATGCTGGCCTCGATGACGCCGCGCCAGCGCGAGGAGCTGAGCAACCTCATCAACCAGACGCTGGAGCAGGCCGGGCTGTCGGACCAGATGCGCCGCCTCGGCGAGGCCCTGTACGCCCGCCGCCCCGACCTGGCGTGGAACGCCCCCGAACGCCTCACCGGCGAGGAGCCGCTCGGCATGGGCGACGCGGTGACCGCGCTGGAGGAGCTGGCCGACCTGACCCAGCTCGAAACGGCGCTGCGCCAGGACTATCCCGGCGCGCGGCTCGACGACGTCGACGAGGCCGCCGTACGCCGGGCGCTCGGCCGCTCCGCCGTGGACGACCTGGAGGCGCTCAAGCGCATCGAACGCGAACTGGAGGAGCAGGGCTACCTGCTGCGCCGCCGCGGCAAGCTGGAGCTGACCCCGAAGGCGGTGCGCAGGCTCGGCGAGACCGCGCTGCGCCGGGTGTTCTCCTCCCTGGACGCGGGCCGGCGCGGCGACCACGACCAGCACGACGCCGGCTCGGCGGGGGAGCTCACGGGCTCGTCGCGGCCGTGGCGGTTCGGCGACGAGCAGCCGATCGACGTGGTCCGCACGCTGGTCAACGGCGTGCGGCGGGGCGGGGTCGGGCCAGGGGGCGGCGCGGGCGCGGCGGTTCGCCTGTCCGTGGACGACTTCGAGGTGGCCGAGACCGAACGCCGGACGGCCGCGGCGGTGTGCCTGCTGGTGGACCTGTCGTACTCGATGGCCCTGCGCGGCACCTGGGCCGCCGCCAAGCAGACCGCCCTCGCCCTGCAGGCGCTGGTGGCCTCGAAGTTCCCGCAGGACGCCGTGCAGATCATCGGCTTCTCCAACTACGCGCGGGTGCTGCAGCCGGACGAGCTGGCCGGGCTCGACTGGGACATGGTCCAGGGCACCAACCTGCACCACGCCCTGCTGATCGCCGGCCGCCACCTCGACCGCCATCCCGACTTCGAGCCGGTGGTGCTGGTCGTCACCGACGGCGAGCCGACCGCGCACCTCATGCGCAACGGCCGCTCGGCCTTCGAGTGGCCGCCGTCGCACGAGACGCTGGAGCTCACCCTCGCCGAGATCGACAAGATGACCCGGCGGCGGGCCACGATCAACGTCTTCATGCTGGCCGCCGACGACCGGCTGAAGGAGTTCGTGGACGAGGTGGCGCGCCGCAACGGCGGCCGGGTGTTCTCGCCGAGCGCCGAGCGGCTCGGCGAGTACGTCGTCAGCGACTTCCTCCGGCTGCGCCGCGCCCGCTGA
- a CDS encoding GNAT family N-acetyltransferase, which yields MPAARLPVMDDVVLRDVVEADLEVFLEQEHDPEAVRRSRFPARPRERFLTHWRTRVLGDPANRVRAIEVDGQVAGNLVAWWEEDRRFIGYWMGRGFWGRGIGTRALGLFLAEEPVRPLYADPHAGNTASVRLLERHGFQREGTVRHDGDEHVMLVLRSG from the coding sequence GTGCCGGCTGCCAGACTGCCGGTCATGGACGACGTGGTGCTCAGAGACGTGGTGGAGGCCGACCTGGAGGTGTTCCTGGAGCAGGAGCACGATCCGGAGGCCGTCCGGCGGTCCCGGTTCCCCGCCCGGCCCCGGGAGCGCTTCCTCACCCACTGGCGCACCCGGGTCCTCGGCGACCCGGCCAACCGCGTGCGCGCGATCGAGGTCGACGGCCAGGTCGCCGGCAACCTGGTGGCCTGGTGGGAGGAGGACCGGCGCTTCATCGGCTACTGGATGGGGCGCGGGTTCTGGGGGCGCGGCATCGGCACCCGCGCGCTCGGCCTCTTCCTCGCCGAGGAGCCGGTCCGCCCGCTCTACGCCGACCCGCACGCGGGCAACACCGCCTCGGTGCGCCTGCTCGAACGGCACGGCTTCCAGCGGGAGGGCACGGTCCGGCACGACGGCGACGAGCACGTCATGCTCGTGCTGCGCTCGGGGTGA
- a CDS encoding epoxide hydrolase family protein, translating into MNDAILPFRVDIPQAELDDLAARLASTRWPGELPGVGWSYGVAQGHLEELVRYWRTGYDWRRHEARLNSFPQFTTTIDGQNVHFLHVRSPEPDAIPLIITHGWPSTVYEFLDLIGPLTDPRGHGADGAPAFHVVIPSVPGFAFSGPTGETGWGVNRVARAWAELMRRLGYERYGAQGGDFGSMVSPELGRVAPDKVIGAHVNALANASTPTDPDDLDRLSGGERELAREQEAWWYKHSGYATQMSTRPQTLAYALNDSPAGQLAWNLEWYVDWDPANTVQTPVDRDVLLTDVTIFWLTRTTGSAARLYYEGGDEGWGKRPAPSGVPTGVANFPGDKALRGLAELSHAIVHWSTPPRGGHFASVQAPDLLVEDIRTFFAKTNSRR; encoded by the coding sequence ATGAACGATGCGATTCTCCCGTTCCGGGTCGACATTCCGCAGGCCGAGCTCGACGACCTCGCCGCCCGCCTGGCGAGCACCCGGTGGCCCGGCGAGCTGCCCGGCGTCGGCTGGTCGTACGGCGTGGCCCAGGGCCACCTCGAAGAGCTGGTGCGCTACTGGCGCACCGGGTACGACTGGCGCCGCCACGAGGCCCGGCTCAACTCCTTCCCCCAGTTCACGACCACGATCGACGGCCAGAACGTCCACTTCCTGCACGTCCGCTCCCCCGAGCCGGACGCGATCCCGCTGATCATCACGCACGGCTGGCCCAGCACCGTGTACGAGTTCCTCGACCTCATCGGCCCGCTCACCGACCCGCGCGGGCACGGCGCGGACGGCGCGCCCGCCTTCCACGTCGTCATCCCATCGGTGCCCGGGTTCGCGTTCTCCGGCCCGACCGGGGAGACCGGCTGGGGCGTGAACCGGGTCGCGCGGGCGTGGGCGGAGCTGATGCGCCGCCTCGGCTACGAGCGCTACGGGGCGCAGGGCGGCGACTTCGGCAGCATGGTCTCGCCCGAGCTCGGCCGCGTCGCCCCGGACAAGGTCATCGGCGCGCACGTGAACGCGCTGGCCAACGCCTCGACGCCGACCGACCCCGACGACCTGGACCGGCTGTCGGGGGGCGAGCGGGAGCTCGCTCGCGAGCAGGAGGCGTGGTGGTACAAGCACTCCGGCTACGCCACCCAGATGTCGACCCGGCCGCAGACGCTGGCGTACGCGCTCAACGACTCCCCCGCCGGGCAGCTCGCCTGGAACCTGGAGTGGTACGTGGACTGGGACCCGGCGAACACGGTGCAGACCCCGGTGGACCGCGACGTCCTCCTCACGGACGTGACGATCTTCTGGCTGACCCGGACGACGGGCTCGGCGGCCCGCCTCTACTACGAGGGCGGCGACGAGGGGTGGGGCAAGCGCCCGGCCCCGTCAGGGGTGCCGACGGGAGTGGCCAACTTCCCCGGCGACAAGGCGCTGCGGGGTCTGGCCGAGCTGTCGCACGCGATCGTGCACTGGTCCACGCCGCCGCGCGGCGGCCACTTCGCCTCGGTGCAGGCCCCCGACCTGCTGGTCGAGGACATCCGTACGTTCTTCGCGAAGACGAACAGCCGGCGATAG
- a CDS encoding DUF6292 family protein produces MAIRHVEPYTDEWLQQPISYVRQVVDQLGAEVADWWEGPCDPRDATVKLADGSALVWDEESGWRLGAFVAGGRGSHTELTGVRYLGNGLLPRPERVPEALTDARAGVGASTAWRPCYRSHRNCRDGFDLALAFYTRLVDA; encoded by the coding sequence GTGGCCATCAGGCACGTCGAGCCGTACACCGACGAGTGGCTGCAGCAGCCGATCAGCTACGTGCGCCAAGTCGTCGACCAGCTCGGCGCCGAGGTGGCCGACTGGTGGGAGGGTCCCTGCGACCCGCGTGACGCCACGGTCAAGCTGGCCGACGGCAGCGCGCTGGTGTGGGACGAGGAGAGCGGCTGGCGCCTCGGCGCCTTCGTGGCCGGCGGCCGTGGCTCCCACACCGAGCTGACGGGCGTTCGTTACCTCGGCAACGGTCTGTTGCCGCGCCCCGAGCGGGTGCCCGAGGCGCTGACCGACGCGCGCGCCGGGGTGGGCGCCAGCACGGCCTGGCGCCCCTGCTACCGCTCCCACCGCAACTGCCGTGACGGCTTCGACCTCGCCCTGGCCTTCTACACGCGCCTCGTGGACGCCTGA
- a CDS encoding cystathionine gamma-synthase — MSNGFETLAIHAGQEPDPLTGAVVPPIYATSTYKQDGVGGLRSGYEYSRSANPTRTALEEALAAVEGGARGLAFASGLAAEDTFLRTVCKPQDHVVIPNDAYGGTYRLFAKVHQRWDLHYDPVPLHDLDAVAAAMTQKTRVVWVETPTNPLLGVADIAALAQLAHDNGALLVVDNTFASPYLQQPLALGADVVVHSTTKYVGGHSDVVGGALIAADAGLGEELAYHQNAIGGVAGPFDAWLTLRGLKTLGVRMDRHCDNAERVVDLLLAHPRVTEVLYPGLPEHPGHEVAAKQMRRFGGMVSFRVAGGEAEAVAVCDRAKLFTLGESLGGVESLIEHPGRMTHASAAGSPLEVPADLVRLSVGIETIDDLLADLTRALAG, encoded by the coding sequence ATGAGCAACGGTTTTGAAACTCTGGCCATCCACGCAGGTCAGGAGCCCGACCCGCTGACCGGCGCGGTCGTGCCGCCGATATATGCCACGTCCACCTACAAGCAGGACGGCGTGGGCGGCCTGCGTTCCGGATACGAGTACAGCCGCTCGGCCAACCCCACCCGCACCGCGCTGGAGGAGGCGCTGGCGGCCGTGGAGGGCGGGGCTCGCGGGCTGGCGTTCGCGTCGGGGCTGGCCGCGGAGGACACCTTCCTGCGTACGGTCTGCAAGCCGCAGGACCACGTGGTCATCCCCAACGACGCCTACGGCGGCACCTACCGGCTCTTCGCGAAGGTCCACCAGCGCTGGGACCTCCACTACGACCCGGTCCCGCTGCACGACCTCGACGCGGTGGCCGCCGCCATGACGCAGAAGACGCGGGTCGTCTGGGTCGAGACGCCGACCAACCCGCTGCTCGGCGTCGCCGACATCGCGGCGCTCGCGCAGCTCGCCCACGACAACGGGGCGCTGCTGGTGGTGGACAACACCTTCGCCTCGCCCTACCTGCAGCAGCCGCTCGCCCTCGGCGCCGACGTCGTCGTGCACTCCACGACCAAATACGTCGGCGGCCACTCCGACGTGGTCGGCGGCGCGCTGATCGCGGCCGACGCCGGGCTCGGCGAGGAGCTCGCCTACCACCAGAACGCCATCGGCGGGGTGGCCGGGCCGTTCGACGCCTGGCTGACGCTCCGCGGGCTCAAGACCCTCGGGGTCCGCATGGACCGCCACTGCGACAACGCCGAGCGCGTGGTCGACCTGCTGCTCGCGCACCCGCGCGTGACCGAGGTGCTCTACCCGGGGCTGCCCGAGCACCCCGGGCACGAGGTCGCGGCCAAGCAGATGCGGCGCTTCGGCGGCATGGTGTCGTTCCGCGTCGCCGGGGGCGAGGCCGAGGCCGTGGCGGTGTGCGACCGGGCCAAGCTGTTCACGCTGGGGGAGTCGCTCGGCGGCGTCGAGTCGCTGATCGAGCACCCGGGGCGGATGACGCACGCGTCGGCGGCGGGCTCGCCGCTGGAGGTGCCCGCCGACCTGGTGAGGCTGTCGGTCGGCATCGAGACGATCGACGACCTGCTCGCCGACCTCACGCGGGCGCTCGCCGGCTGA
- a CDS encoding sensor histidine kinase, translating to MGETKRLLYWVRRLSEFAMLGWLGLMLMLDLVIAASTGGLQWLVPVCGVVGIAAVALRRGHRPDGFAVMLAVSFCTSVAIGSVDLAGVPGMAETGSLLILVIGVLRHVQPVRRAAALACAGLIVLMAEALGRDYHGAGLAFSFLLFAGWSMAAGVGGYLRFQQERRTEAVHSVRRAERLELARELHDLVAHHVTGIVVQAQAARTVAEASPEAVLPALDAIAEAGTEALTSMRRMVTVLRAEEEAGRRPGTTLADLRMLTDRFSADGPKVAFEIGPGLDDRTLQPEVMTTLHRVLQEALTNVRKHATRTSWVEADLRRHERSAVLRVRNFGSAPDPRVSRLGGGFGLVGMAERVEALGGRLHAGPSREGAWEVVAEFPLA from the coding sequence GTGGGTGAGACGAAACGCCTCCTGTACTGGGTGCGGCGGCTGAGCGAGTTCGCGATGCTCGGCTGGCTCGGCCTGATGCTCATGCTCGACCTGGTGATCGCCGCCTCCACCGGGGGCCTGCAGTGGCTGGTGCCGGTGTGCGGCGTGGTGGGCATCGCGGCGGTGGCGCTGCGGCGCGGGCACCGGCCCGACGGCTTCGCCGTCATGCTGGCCGTGTCCTTCTGCACGTCCGTGGCCATCGGGAGCGTGGATCTCGCCGGCGTGCCCGGCATGGCGGAGACCGGGTCGCTGCTCATCCTCGTCATCGGCGTGCTGCGGCACGTCCAGCCGGTACGCCGGGCGGCCGCCCTGGCCTGCGCCGGGCTCATCGTGCTCATGGCCGAGGCCCTGGGCCGCGACTACCACGGGGCGGGGCTCGCGTTCTCGTTCCTGCTGTTCGCCGGCTGGTCGATGGCCGCGGGGGTGGGCGGCTACCTGCGTTTCCAGCAGGAGCGGCGGACGGAGGCCGTCCACTCGGTACGCAGGGCCGAACGCCTGGAGCTGGCCAGGGAGCTCCACGACCTGGTCGCCCACCACGTCACCGGGATCGTGGTCCAGGCGCAGGCCGCCCGTACGGTGGCCGAGGCCAGCCCGGAGGCGGTGCTGCCCGCGCTGGACGCGATCGCCGAGGCCGGGACGGAGGCGCTGACCTCGATGCGGCGCATGGTGACCGTGCTGCGCGCCGAGGAGGAGGCGGGCCGGCGGCCCGGCACGACCCTGGCCGACCTGCGGATGCTGACCGACCGCTTCTCGGCCGACGGGCCGAAGGTCGCCTTCGAGATCGGCCCCGGCCTGGACGACCGCACGCTGCAGCCCGAGGTCATGACGACCCTGCACCGGGTGCTCCAGGAGGCGCTGACCAACGTGCGCAAGCACGCCACGCGGACCTCCTGGGTGGAGGCGGACCTGCGCCGCCACGAAAGGTCGGCGGTGCTGCGGGTGCGCAACTTCGGCTCGGCCCCGGACCCGCGGGTGTCCCGCCTGGGCGGCGGCTTCGGCCTGGTCGGGATGGCCGAACGGGTGGAGGCCCTCGGCGGCAGGCTCCACGCGGGCCCCTCCAGGGAGGGCGCCTGGGAGGTCGTCGCCGAGTTCCCCCTGGCATGA
- a CDS encoding helix-turn-helix domain-containing protein — MLDTPHSPARIPAALLAAVRAADYPLVVRLARRQAGLTQEQLGSATGYSAATISRLETGRQPLNDIATLRRLAQSLDIPCRWLGLAEEQLSGHPLQGRTVRAFTSAVVGPELRVVPSAAGEERNVKRRHFLGVAGPALLSATASNTVSDTISDRLERLLTDAGTAAPASLAALTAELGKAREAFAATSYGALSITLPPLVQAAETTVAEVGGLMRDQAHVLLADAYVLTAMLATKVHTDAVACVAADRALRAARASGNLSAVAGAARQVAIAMRRQGRHASATSLLADTAARLGAGTDRTNPTVLARYIDLLCTAAYASAQGGEQHDAEDFIGEAELAARRLVVTPAMPGASMPATVAAYRISIHNALGDPAMSLTVAQKVDPRRLPSSERYARYCIDTARAWHAFGDRGRAVHALLAAERAGPEEVRRPSVIALISAMRHQPGRVPPLLHELAARTRAV; from the coding sequence ATGCTGGACACGCCGCACAGCCCCGCCCGTATCCCCGCCGCGCTGCTCGCCGCGGTGAGGGCCGCGGATTATCCCCTCGTCGTCCGACTGGCCCGCCGGCAGGCGGGCCTCACGCAGGAGCAGCTCGGGTCCGCGACCGGCTACTCGGCCGCGACCATCTCTCGCCTGGAGACCGGACGGCAGCCTTTGAACGACATCGCCACGTTGCGCCGCCTGGCTCAGTCCCTGGACATCCCCTGCCGGTGGCTGGGTCTGGCCGAGGAACAACTCTCCGGTCACCCGCTGCAGGGACGCACCGTCCGCGCGTTCACGAGCGCTGTCGTAGGACCAGAGCTTAGGGTGGTGCCTTCAGCGGCAGGGGAGGAACGAAACGTGAAGCGCCGCCACTTCCTCGGCGTGGCCGGACCCGCGCTGTTGAGTGCCACTGCCTCCAACACGGTCAGCGACACCATCTCCGACCGCCTGGAACGTCTTTTGACCGATGCCGGTACGGCCGCGCCGGCCAGCCTGGCCGCTCTAACCGCCGAGCTCGGAAAAGCCCGCGAGGCGTTCGCCGCCACCAGCTACGGCGCACTGTCGATCACGTTGCCGCCCCTCGTCCAAGCCGCCGAGACCACCGTCGCCGAAGTCGGCGGCCTTATGCGGGATCAGGCTCACGTGCTGCTCGCCGACGCCTACGTCCTGACGGCCATGCTCGCCACCAAGGTCCACACCGACGCCGTGGCGTGTGTCGCCGCCGACCGCGCCCTGCGGGCCGCCCGTGCCTCAGGAAACCTGTCCGCCGTAGCGGGGGCAGCGCGTCAGGTGGCTATCGCGATGCGACGGCAGGGCCGCCACGCCAGCGCCACTTCCCTGCTGGCCGACACCGCAGCCCGCCTGGGTGCCGGCACAGACCGGACGAACCCGACCGTGCTCGCCCGCTACATCGACCTGTTGTGCACCGCCGCTTACGCCAGCGCCCAGGGCGGTGAACAGCACGACGCCGAGGACTTCATCGGTGAGGCCGAACTCGCGGCCCGGCGGCTCGTCGTGACGCCTGCGATGCCCGGAGCCTCTATGCCGGCCACGGTAGCGGCCTACCGGATAAGCATCCACAACGCCTTGGGCGACCCGGCCATGTCCCTGACGGTGGCGCAGAAGGTGGACCCTCGGCGGCTGCCGTCGTCCGAACGGTACGCGCGCTACTGCATCGACACCGCCCGCGCCTGGCATGCCTTCGGTGATCGTGGCCGCGCTGTTCACGCGCTGCTCGCGGCCGAACGCGCCGGTCCGGAGGAGGTGCGCCGGCCATCGGTCATCGCGCTCATCTCGGCCATGCGGCACCAGCCCGGACGTGTCCCGCCCCTGCTGCATGAGCTGGCGGCGCGTACGCGGGCCGTCTAG
- a CDS encoding lasso RiPP family leader peptide-containing protein, whose translation MYDETTSHPDHAQPYATPTLVDLGSVRAITLGSARHDTADKKKYYN comes from the coding sequence ATGTACGACGAGACCACCTCCCACCCCGACCACGCTCAGCCCTACGCCACGCCCACCCTGGTCGACCTCGGCAGCGTCCGCGCCATCACCCTGGGCAGCGCCCGCCACGACACCGCCGACAAGAAGAAGTACTACAACTGA
- a CDS encoding asparagine synthase-related protein has translation MEHWQIAVFGACLADDAELTGTLRRAARTGDWAQLAALPGSFVTVRTGADGVLVVPDLAGAWPLFFTPWAGGIAYCSSPLPLGDLIGADPDPRWLAARLIGADLTHATGDRSPFATINRSRPGHMVLLRGQKPCHRPLDVRLGGLPFAEGAEQLRHALLTAVSRRAHQAERLSSDLSGGLDSSSLALLAARYRTSPLPAITYVDPVGGGEDDLTHALLCVRAEPALKHIVIRPGPDALPLTALDRAPLLDEPAQDVLLWARDEAVLAPAAGGLHMTGDGGDCVLAGSLAYLADLARPPTAGRFLTEAAAWARLRHRPAYAVIRAALRMARTSYPQALAGVAEQLRGGDLPTRRGVEDTLRWCGLSPAAAWATREARVDLAAGIESLIADGLGHQPEHLFPEAGADAEALRLVRAAGADSRPYKQVGEVSGWTYTLRTSTTRSSPPAPPFPSPNGPPPRPLNHC, from the coding sequence ATGGAGCACTGGCAGATCGCAGTTTTCGGCGCCTGCCTGGCCGACGACGCCGAACTCACCGGCACGCTGAGGCGCGCGGCGCGCACCGGCGACTGGGCTCAGTTGGCCGCCCTGCCCGGCAGCTTCGTGACCGTACGGACCGGCGCCGACGGCGTCCTGGTCGTCCCGGACCTCGCCGGAGCATGGCCACTGTTCTTCACTCCCTGGGCGGGCGGCATCGCCTACTGCTCCTCGCCGCTGCCACTGGGCGACCTCATCGGAGCCGACCCCGACCCGCGCTGGCTGGCAGCACGCCTGATAGGCGCCGACCTCACGCACGCCACCGGCGACCGGTCGCCGTTCGCCACGATCAACCGGTCACGGCCCGGCCACATGGTGCTGCTCAGGGGCCAGAAACCGTGCCACCGACCTCTGGACGTGCGCCTTGGCGGACTGCCCTTCGCCGAAGGCGCCGAACAACTCCGGCACGCGCTGCTGACCGCGGTCAGCAGGCGCGCGCACCAGGCCGAGCGCCTGTCCAGCGACCTGTCAGGAGGGCTCGACTCTTCCAGCCTCGCTCTGCTGGCCGCGCGCTACCGGACCTCGCCTCTGCCCGCAATCACCTACGTGGACCCCGTCGGTGGCGGCGAGGACGACTTGACCCATGCCCTGCTGTGCGTGCGGGCGGAACCCGCCTTGAAGCACATCGTCATCAGACCCGGTCCGGACGCGCTCCCGCTCACCGCACTGGACCGGGCGCCGCTCCTGGACGAGCCCGCCCAGGACGTACTGCTGTGGGCCCGCGATGAGGCCGTGCTCGCACCCGCGGCCGGTGGGCTGCACATGACCGGCGACGGCGGCGACTGCGTTCTTGCCGGTTCCCTTGCCTACCTGGCCGACCTGGCCCGGCCGCCGACCGCGGGGCGCTTCCTGACAGAAGCGGCGGCATGGGCGCGGCTGCGTCACCGCCCCGCCTACGCCGTCATCAGGGCCGCGCTGCGTATGGCCCGCACCAGCTACCCTCAGGCGCTGGCCGGCGTCGCCGAGCAACTGCGCGGCGGAGACCTGCCGACACGGCGAGGCGTGGAGGACACGCTGCGCTGGTGCGGTCTCAGCCCCGCTGCAGCCTGGGCGACCCGGGAGGCCCGCGTGGATCTCGCCGCCGGCATCGAGTCGCTGATCGCCGACGGTCTTGGCCATCAGCCTGAGCATCTGTTCCCTGAGGCCGGAGCCGATGCCGAAGCACTCCGGCTGGTGCGCGCGGCAGGCGCGGACTCCAGGCCGTACAAGCAGGTTGGCGAGGTTTCGGGGTGGACGTACACACTCCGTACCTCGACAACCAGGTCATCGCCGCCTGCTCCGCCGTTTCCGTCACCGAACGGACCACCGCCCAGACCCCTAAACCACTGCTGA
- a CDS encoding asparagine synthase-related protein — translation MDVHTPYLDNQVIAACSAVSVTERTTAQTPKPLLRAALAGLVPAQLLSRRTKASFTACLYSGLRHAAPDVRDLLEEPRLAALGLIEAAPARHAVGRLLDGADGPMAAVCDVLAAELWLRQLAQPRPRLWGPASSLERQEPEHARPARP, via the coding sequence GTGGACGTACACACTCCGTACCTCGACAACCAGGTCATCGCCGCCTGCTCCGCCGTTTCCGTCACCGAACGGACCACCGCCCAGACCCCTAAACCACTGCTGAGGGCCGCGCTGGCGGGGCTGGTGCCGGCACAACTGTTGTCCCGCCGGACCAAGGCGTCCTTCACCGCCTGCCTGTATTCCGGTCTTCGCCATGCCGCGCCGGACGTGCGTGACCTGCTGGAGGAACCCCGGTTAGCCGCGCTCGGCCTGATCGAAGCCGCGCCCGCCCGCCATGCGGTCGGCCGTCTGCTGGACGGCGCCGACGGCCCGATGGCCGCGGTGTGCGACGTGCTCGCCGCGGAGCTCTGGCTACGCCAGCTCGCCCAGCCGCGCCCCCGCCTGTGGGGCCCCGCCTCCTCGCTCGAACGTCAGGAGCCTGAACATGCCCGTCCTGCACGCCCGTGA
- a CDS encoding PqqD family protein gives MPVLHAREGIRRTPADDQGAVLMDAHRDRFYGLNPAAAVIWHAVADGTEVTAAAAIAARALLAAFSIDPATAQRDAESHLAVLTGHGLLQERP, from the coding sequence ATGCCCGTCCTGCACGCCCGTGAAGGCATCCGCCGCACCCCCGCCGACGATCAGGGAGCGGTCCTGATGGACGCCCATCGGGACCGCTTCTACGGTCTCAATCCCGCCGCCGCCGTAATCTGGCATGCCGTGGCCGACGGCACCGAGGTCACCGCAGCCGCGGCCATCGCGGCCAGGGCCCTGCTCGCGGCCTTCTCCATCGACCCTGCCACCGCCCAGCGAGACGCCGAATCCCACCTCGCCGTGCTCACCGGGCACGGGCTGCTGCAGGAGCGGCCATGA
- a CDS encoding lasso peptide biosynthesis B2 protein — protein sequence MTSHMALPPLEHRLTLAHRLSAVIAHLLAAALIRLPFRLLSRVLGMVGRWCRHAATPTQARIAAEAARWAGHWMPGRAACLENAVAAMLTAAVRGRRVHVCIGARTQPYAAHAWIETTSGASGEPYHPDRPYHLLLRI from the coding sequence ATGACCAGCCATATGGCCCTTCCCCCGCTTGAGCATCGGCTCACTCTCGCCCACCGGCTCTCGGCGGTGATCGCGCACCTGCTCGCCGCCGCCCTGATCCGGCTCCCGTTCCGTCTCCTGTCCCGGGTGCTCGGCATGGTCGGCCGGTGGTGCCGGCACGCCGCCACTCCGACACAAGCACGGATCGCCGCCGAGGCGGCCCGCTGGGCAGGACACTGGATGCCAGGGCGGGCCGCCTGCCTGGAGAACGCCGTGGCCGCCATGCTGACCGCGGCGGTCCGGGGCCGGCGCGTGCACGTGTGCATCGGGGCGCGCACGCAGCCCTACGCCGCGCACGCCTGGATCGAGACCACCTCCGGAGCCTCAGGCGAGCCGTACCACCCCGACCGGCCCTATCACCTGTTGCTCCGCATATGA